A window of Drosophila subobscura isolate 14011-0131.10 chromosome E, UCBerk_Dsub_1.0, whole genome shotgun sequence contains these coding sequences:
- the LOC117890458 gene encoding transcription factor grauzone, producing the protein MPCFMCTHNVDNAISNIKFDSVEADSLGLKQIIEKHFWLRFTDPVSGYVCGSCWEQLLLFHNFYLTVENAHKALAALATKQPEETEESSTPTAVVAAVYGGAVKDENEESVAAAVKRRRGRPRKTPVAANDEEFQNVLEQINLNEIKIEYPEADLTIADVLEDQEEQDFESHSGCATEDDEDELEAPKPTITRKARGQARGRGRVRLAEKPKKAPVYNQQKSSEFNDYIKQHYKMQCPVCNAPMEGFSDMLVHVRREHHQRGYAVCCNRKFRKRGVLVDHLRRHEDPDLFKCTICDRVMGQRRSLELHMRMHSAKSQGRLYQCDHCSKSFYSAVVCERHKLTHIPKEQCQVKCTSCDKTFPTQYTMQQHFKLVHLNLYAKICDVCGKSIRGREALVRHMKEHTGAPQATIECHLCDSKLTTKYGLARHIKMMHTLENLQPMQCELCLKVSPSLQAYQHHLKYTHNTARNHQCPMCEKAFKRPNELREHLTTHTGEVLYTCPHCTQTFNSNANMHAHRKKVHRKEWEEHRRQRLVRGRKKDSIIAASVRKTTAGREDGSAEPQSTAVEALASPPAAEEC; encoded by the exons ATGCCGTGCTTTATGTGCACCCATAATGTAGATAACGCCATCAGCAATATCAAATTCGATTCCGTCGAAGCTGACTCACTTGGATTaaagcaaataattgaaaaacacTTTTGGTTGCgg TTTACTGATCCAGTCAGTGGATACGTGTGCGGATCATGCTGGGaacaattgttgctgtttcacAACTTCTATTTAACCGTGGAGAATGCCCACAAAGCGCTCGCCGCACTGGCAACAAAGCAGCCCGAGGAGACCGAGGAGAGCAGCACTCCAACAGCCGTGGTTGCGGCCGTTTATGGCGGCGCTGTAAAGGATGAGAACGAGGAGAGCGTGGCAGCTGCCGTGAAGCGCAGGCGTGGGCGTCCACGCAAAACGCCTGTCGCTGCCAATGACGAGGAATTTCAGAACGTGCTGGAGCAGATCAATTTAAATGAGATTAAAATTGAGTATCCCGAGGCAGATTTGACCATCGCAGATGTGCTGGAGGATCAGGAGGAGCAAGACTTTGAGTCACACAGTGGCTGCGCAACGGAAGATGACGAGGACGAACTGGAGGCGCCCAAACCGACTATCACTCGCAAGGCTCGTGGACAGGCCCGCGGGCGTGGCCGTGTGCGGCTCGCAGAGAAGCCAAAAAAAGCCCCCGTATACAATCAGCAGAAGTCGAGCGAGTTCAATGACTACATCAAGCAGCACTACAAGATGCAGTGTCCCGTGTGCAATGCCCCCATGGAGGGTTTCTCAGATATGCTCGTACACGTGCGGCGGGAGCATCATCAGCGCGGCTACGCCGTCTGCTGCAATCGAAAGTTTAGGAAGCGCGGCGTACTGGTTGACCATCTGCGCCGGCACGAGGATCCCGACCTCTTCAAGTGCACAATCTGCGATCGCGTCATGGGCCAGCGGCGCAGCCTTGAACTCCACATGCGAATGCACAGCGCCAAGTCGCAGGGGCGGCTCTACCAGTGCGATCATTGCTCGAAGAGCTTCTACAGCGCCGTCGTCTGTGAACGCCACAAACTAACGCACATTCCCAAGGAGCAGTGCCAGGTGAAGTGCACCAGCTGCGACAAGAC CTTCCCCACCCAATACAccatgcagcagcatttcAAGCTCGTGCACTTGAATTTATATGCCAAGATCTGCGACGTTTGCGGCAAGTCGATACGCGGGCGGGAAGCACTCGTCCGGCACATGAAGGAGCACACGGGCGCACCGCAGGCCACCATCGAGTGCCATTTGTGCGACTCCAAATTGACCACCAAATACGGCCTGGCGCGTCACATCAAAATGATGCACACTCTCGAGAATCTACAGCCGATGCAGTGCGAGCTTTGCCTCAAGGTTTCACCCAGCCTGCAGGCGTACCAGCACCACCTGAAGTACACCCACAACACGGCACGCAATCATCAGTGTCCGATGTGCGAGAAGGCCTTCAAGCGACCCAACGAATTGCGG GAACACTTGACAACGCACACGGGCGAGGTGCTGTACACCTGTCCCCACTGCACGCAGACCTTCAACTCGAATGCCAACATGCATGCCCATCGCAAGAAGGTGCATCGGAAGGAGTGGGAGGAGCACCGCCGGCAGCGCTTGGTGCGGGGACGCAAAAAGGATTCAATCATTGCAGCCAGCGTGCGCAAGACCACCGCGGGCAGGGAGGACGGCAGTGCAGAGCCACAGTCCACGGCTGTCGAGGCACTAGCTAGTCCTCCTGCAGCGGAGGAGTGCTAA
- the LOC117890469 gene encoding ubiquitin-fold modifier-conjugating enzyme 1, which produces MVDDSTRKTLSNIPLLQIRAGPREKDVWVQRLKEEYQALIKYVENNKQSGSDWFRLESNKEGTKWFGKCWYMHNLLKYEFDVEFDIPVTYPTTAPEIALPELDGKTAKMYRGGKICLTDHFKPLWARNVPKFGIAHAMALGLAPWLAVEVPDLIEKGIITYKEK; this is translated from the exons ATGGTGGACGATAGCACCAGGAAGACACTGAGCAACATTCCACTGTTACAGATACGTGCTGGGCCACGCGAGAAGGACGTGTGGGTGCAGAGACTCAAAGAGGAATACCAGGCACTGATCAAG TATGTGGAAAACAATAAGCAGTCGGGCAGCGACTGGTTCCGCCTGGAGTCCAACAAAGAGGGCACCAAATGGTTCGGCAAATGCTGGTACATGCACAACCTCCTCAAGTACGAGTTCGATGTGGAGTTTGACATTCCAGTGACATACCCAACGACAGCGCCCGAGATAGCGCTGCCCGAGCTGGATGGCAAGACGGCAAAGATGTACCGCGGTGGCAAGATCTGCCTAACAGATCACTTTAAGCCACTGTGGGCACGGAATGTGCCAAAGTTCGGAATTGCTCATGCCATGGCTTTGGGA CTGGCAccctggctggctgtggagGTTCCCGACCTCATCGAGAAGGGCATCATCACATACAAGGAGAAATAA